The sequence below is a genomic window from Anaerocolumna chitinilytica.
TGGTCAACTTTCCGGTTTAGAAGAAAAAAAAGAAATCTATAGAAAAGCTGTTGATACGTTAACTGATGAAAAAGCTACCTCCCTTATCCTTGTTACAAGACCTGAGTCAATGCCGCTAATTGAGGCAGAAAGAGCATCTAAAGAATTAAAGGTTATTGGAATCAACAATCAAATACTCATAATAAATGGTGTATTAGAAGCATTTAATGATTCTGTTTCAGAGTGTATGTATAACAAACAGAATAAAGCACTAAGTGAAATACCGGATGATTTAAAGAATATACCCAATTATCAATTACCACTTAGAAGTTATAATATTACAGGTATAAAAAATGTAAGATATTTTTTTAAGACTGATAATATTAGTCATGAGACGAAAAGTCCTAGTCTAGCAGAAAGTAAAGAACTTAAAGATGTTATAGAAGATTTATACAAAAGTAAAAAAAAGGTTATATTTACTATGGGGAAAGGTGGGGTAGGGAAGACCACGATAGCTGCAGCTGTGGCTTGTGGGCTGGCTGAAAAAGGAGTAAAAGTACATCTAGCTACTACAGATCCGGCAGCTCATTTGAAATATGTTATGAAAGAAAACTCTTTGATAACTATGAGTCATATAGATGAGCAGGCAGAGCTGATTAAGTATCAGAGTGAAGTCCTGGAAAAAGCAAGAAAAGTTATGTCAGAAGAAGATATCGCTTATGTAGAAGAGGATCTTCGCTCACCTTGTACGCAGGAAATTGCTGTATTTAGGGCTTTTGCACAGATAGTAGAAAAAGCTGAAAATGAGACGGTAATTATCGATACAGCACCAACAGGCCATACATTGCTTTTATTGGATTCAACACAAAGCTATCATCGAGAAATTGAACGAACACGAGGTGACATTCCGGAATCTGTTGAAAAGCTATTGCCAAGACTTTGTAATTCAGATGAAACAGAAGTTATAATCGTTACTTTAGCTGAAGCAACACCTGTTTATGAAGCCTTAAGACTAGAAGAAGATCTAAATCGTGCTAACATAGCGGTAAACTGGTGGATTATTAATGCATCATTTTATTATACTAGCACGTCGAATGAAATGCTGTTAGCAAAAGCAGAGCATGAGGTAGAATGGATTAAACGGATTGATAATCATACAAAAGGTAAATTTGCAGCTATTGATTGGAAGTCAAATGAAGTTAATGAAAGCCAATTGTGTCATTTTATAAACTAAGTAAATTAATATACTGATAATATCAAAAGTGAAAGACCGCATTCTCCATTTAATGTGGTCTTATGTTTTATAGTTTATTTATTCTTATGTAATTATTTTAATAAGTAATTATTTTCAATATAGAGGATTGCTGATAAATTAAATAAGCACAAGTATCTAACCTTGTACAATAACTAGATTCTTAATTTATAGTACCAATGTAAGATGAGTAAGAATCAATAATACTGATTAGAATTATTTTATTGAAATCAACTGCTTCCTGCTGTTAAAAAAACTTCTATAAGATAGATAACAGGCAATGAACGAAGATATCGATGTCGTTGAAAGCAGCATAAATGTTACCATTATCTGATACTTTATAGCTTCCATCGGTGACGATCCAGCGAGAATTAAACCGGTCATCATGCCGGGGAGGGATACGATACCTAGTGTTTTGGCCGAATCAATTGTCGGTAACATTCCTGTTTTTATCGAGTCACGTATGATCTCTATGGAAGAGGGAAGTATATCTGCTCCCAAGGAAAGCTTTGTTTCGACTTCTTCTCGTTTATTCTTAAAATCAGACACTATCTGCTTATAGCACAACCCTAACGCGACCATTGCATTACTGATAATCATACCACTGACAGGAATAATTTGATAAGGCTCATATTGTATTGTCTTTGATAAAAGAAGAATTGACAAAGTAACTATAGTTCCAACTACGATAGATAAGAATGATATAATAAGCCCCCTTTTAATGGCTTTACCTCTTCTGGCAGCATTATATGATGCATTGAAGATCATGAAAAGTATTAA
It includes:
- the arsA gene encoding arsenical pump-driving ATPase encodes the protein MEYFNPYNLQLSKYLFFTGKGGVGKTSIACATAVTLADSGYKVLLISTDPASNLQDVFETELTNKGTPIKEVDNLIVANLDPIEAAKEYKEAVIAPYRGKLPDVVINNMEEQLSGSCTVEIAAFNEFSNFITDESISEKYNYIIFDTAPTGHTLRMLQLPSAWSDFISESTHGASCLGQLSGLEEKKEIYRKAVDTLTDEKATSLILVTRPESMPLIEAERASKELKVIGINNQILIINGVLEAFNDSVSECMYNKQNKALSEIPDDLKNIPNYQLPLRSYNITGIKNVRYFFKTDNISHETKSPSLAESKELKDVIEDLYKSKKKVIFTMGKGGVGKTTIAAAVACGLAEKGVKVHLATTDPAAHLKYVMKENSLITMSHIDEQAELIKYQSEVLEKARKVMSEEDIAYVEEDLRSPCTQEIAVFRAFAQIVEKAENETVIIDTAPTGHTLLLLDSTQSYHREIERTRGDIPESVEKLLPRLCNSDETEVIIVTLAEATPVYEALRLEEDLNRANIAVNWWIINASFYYTSTSNEMLLAKAEHEVEWIKRIDNHTKGKFAAIDWKSNEVNESQLCHFIN
- a CDS encoding ABC transporter permease yields the protein MNGMNNISITSLLISSSLVLVALFFSYWQKLKLEKETIISVIRAVVQLVIVGYILEYIFGFKNPFFTTLLILFMIFNASYNAARRGKAIKRGLIISFLSIVVGTIVTLSILLLSKTIQYEPYQIIPVSGMIISNAMVALGLCYKQIVSDFKNKREEVETKLSLGADILPSSIEIIRDSIKTGMLPTIDSAKTLGIVSLPGMMTGLILAGSSPMEAIKYQIMVTFMLLSTTSISSFIACYLSYRSFFNSRKQLISIK